In Macadamia integrifolia cultivar HAES 741 chromosome 12, SCU_Mint_v3, whole genome shotgun sequence, the following are encoded in one genomic region:
- the LOC122057584 gene encoding mitochondrial zinc maintenance protein 1, mitochondrial-like, with the protein MGGGREVLSVYRSLLRATRKSFSGDKLMLTESAIEVRTKFEQNRNVTSEAEIKKLLDEARDASNFISNMIVQAKLNPSGGGYVIKPGKEHAGATLEIPSEEILRKSS; encoded by the exons ATGGGTGGAGGAAGAGAAGTACTGAGCGTGTACAGATCGTTGCTTCGAGCGACTCGGAAATCATTCTCAGGCGACAAGTTGATGCTGACTGAATCGGCAATCGAGGTCAGGACGAAATTCGAGCAGAACCGAAACGTTACATCTGAAGCTGAGATTAAGAAGCTCCTTGACGAAGCTCGTGATGCTTCCAATTTCATCTCCAACATGATCGTTCAGGCCAAACTCAATCCTTCCGGTGGTGGCTACG TGATAAAGCCTGGTAAAGAGCATGCTGGAGCAACACTTGAGATTCCTTCCGAGGAAATTCTTCGAAAGTCTTCGTGA
- the LOC122057089 gene encoding uncharacterized protein LOC122057089 has protein sequence MTHKPSLNSRHALESCTFQLHSWRPFQSQTLPKTLEQELSAPKPYSTPTAVTTPPNGVLHSKRPCLSDRTTSFSIDSIDLSKLSLMEDERTPRALYKRNSLRWIARKRRRRGSRSVSGRSSDKSGTRRCCSVGASAAHATCSDFPVAAGTDSSGELFVHNGDGSWTSDVSEANKHCRRDGKDIGSGERENLGSGSFQAGVFDSQGNESGYGSEPGYRGDAEFGYGDEFDEEEDDGRLVFWGDRFGDCHMEVVGENTFSDQKAHHRCRRKKHDWRMTEPIR, from the exons ATGACTCACAAACCTTCCCTGAATTCACGCCATGCCTTAGAGTCATGCACTTTCCAGCTCCATAGCTGGAGGCCCTTTCAGTCCCAAACCCTTCCCAAAACACTTGAACAAGAACTCTCCGCTCCCAAACCTTACTCCACTCCCACCGCTGTAACCACCCCTCCCAATGGCGTCCTTCATAGCAAGAGGCCTTGCCTTTCTGACCGCACCACCAGTTTCTCGATCGATAGCATAGATCTGTCCAAACTGAGTTTGATGGAAGATGAGAGGACACCCAGGGCTCTTTACAAGAGAAACAGCTTACGCTGGATCGCCCGGAAGCGGAGGCGGCGCGGCTCTCGATCTGTCTCCGGACGGAGTAGCGACAAGAGTGGGACCCGTCGATGCTGCTCGGTTGGGGCGTCCGCTGCTCATGCGACGTGCTCTGACTTCCCGGTTGCTGCGGGTACGGATTCGAGTGGGGAATTGTTTGTGCATAATGGTGATGGTAGTTGGACGTCGGATGTTAGTGAGGCTAATAAGCATTGTAGAAGGGATGGAAAGGATATTGGGAGTGGGGAAAGGGAGAATTTGGGTTCTGGGTCCTTTCAAGCTGGGGTTTTTGATTCTCAAGGTAACGAATCCGGTTATGGGAGTGAACCCGGTTACAGAGGGGATGCGGAATTCGGCTACGGTGATGAGTTTGACGAGGAAGAGGATGACGGGCGCCTGGTGTTCTGGGGCGATCGGTTTGGAG ATTGTCATATGGAGGTCGTTGGGGAGAACACATTTTCAGACCAAAAAGCTCATCACAGGTGTAGGCGTAAGAAGCACGATTGGAGAATGACTGAACCGATAAGGTGA